A window from Scheffersomyces stipitis CBS 6054 chromosome 7, complete sequence encodes these proteins:
- the FAS1 gene encoding Fatty acid synthase subunit beta Includes: 3-hydroxypalmitoyl-[acyl-carrier-protein] dehydratase; Enoyl-[acyl-carrier-protein] reductase [NADH]; [Acyl-carrier-protein] acetyltransferase; [Acyl-carrier-protein] malonyltransferase; S-acyl fatty acid synthas (go_component fatty acid synthase complex), giving the protein MPSTTSFHRPFSLNHGSIEHTLLVPNDLFFNYSQLKDSFIKTLPEVTEGFADDNEPSSPAELYGKFLGFIASLVTPNQPGQFDQVLKLSLQDFTSRFLKSHNDNIHAFAVTLLADDVNYPTTPAKIKDNIIKNYYNAVINSNTKIDKVVSNLLYQAEAGDAKLVAIFGGQGNTDDYFEELRDLYKLYKGLIHDDLIEPFAAKLAKLVKQDSAFDKIYTQGLNILSWLSNPEQTPDQDYLLSVPVSCPVICIIQLCHYAITCKVLGLTPGELRSYLNAGTTGHSQGLVTAVAIASSDSWDSYFENSLKAISLLFFIGSRCLMSYPRTTLPPTMLQDSLENGEGRPSPMLSIRDLSASQVEKFIDETNKHLPQEKHITLSLINGARNLVVSGPPESLYGLNLTLRNKKAPNGLDQSRIPHSQRKLKFSNRFLPIFSPFHSPLLDNATIAILEDVEAENLNFPKKDIKIPVYDTFNGENFQDYDESSTSIIERVVRCITQLRVNWELATAVQATHMLDFGPGGVSGVGILTHRNKEGTGSRFIIAGSLEASAFDDEYGFKHEIFHTSPSKNVKRAQNWLTEFKPTLIKNNSGKIFVNTKFSQLLGRAPLMVPGMTPTTVNPEIIAASINAGYHIELAGGGYFHGPGMEAAIDEVVSNIKPGFSFGINLIYVNPRMLQWGIPLIKELRERGYPIQSLTIGAGVPSLEVCTEYIEELGLTHLGLKPGSIDAISQVISIAKAHPNFPIVLQWTGGRGGGHHSFEDFHQPILQMYSKIRRCSNIVLVAGSGFGSDEDTYPYLTGSWAAEFNYPAMPFDGVLFGSRVMTSKEAHTSLEAKKLIAQCDGVADSHWENTYKKPSGGIITVRSEMGEPIHKIATRGVMFWKELDDTIFNLPKNKLLEALNKKKDYIIDKLNKDFQKPWFGKNSQGVCDLQDMTYQEVANRMIELLYVKKSDRWVDISLRNFFGDFLRRTEERFTSSSGSISLIQNYNQLATKPQQFSDDFFNHFPVAKDQLISEEDCDFFLMCALRPTQKPSPFVPVLDERFELFFKKDSLWQSEDLETVVDEDVQRTCILHGPVAAQFTNKVNEPIGEILDSIHEGHISKLVKDYYNGDATKIPVVEYFGNTAPVKFESLANVDINRSSDKIVYKIGATLPAKKCWLKLLAGEQINWLQAFISTDRIVQGSKHISNSVHDILTPAANSVVEISHPLDATKTTLTVSEPVKGDLKPVVEIKLAKANTIQLSLIEHRTADSKPVALPFLYTYNPNDGFAPILEVMENRNDRIKNFYWKLWFGADVPYDLNINVQEEIIGEEITITGQDISEFTHAIGNKCDAFVTRPGKVTLAPMDFAIVIGWRAIIKAIFPESVDGDLLKLVHLSNGYKMIPGAAPLKKDDVVSSKAEIRAVLNQPSGKMVEVVGTIYREGKPVLEVTSQFLYRGDYSDYENTFQKVTETPVQIAFKSPKDLAILKSKEWFHLEKDVELLDQTLTFRCKSTYKFKSAQVYSSIITTGQVYLELPTKEVIQVGTIEYEAAKSYGNPVTDYFARNGKTIEEAVKFENVIPLSSGEELTSKAPGTNEPYAIVSGDYNPIHVSRVFAAYAKLPGTITHGMYSSASIRGLVEEWAANNVASRVRAFSCSFVGMVLPNDTLQTTLEHVGMINGRKIIKVETKNVETDIPVLVGEAEIDQPITTYVFTGQGSQEQGMGMDLYKSSEVAREVWDKADRHFVNNYGFSILDIVQNNPNELTIHFGGAKGRKIRDNYIGMMFETIGEDGAIKSEKIFKDIDHTTTSFTFVSPTGLLSATQFTQPALTLMEKAAYEDIKSKGLIPSDIMFAGHSLGEYSALSSLANVMPIESLVDVVFYRGMTMQVAVPRDELGRSNYGMCAVNPSRVSPTFDDAALRFVVDEVSDKTKWLLEIVNYNVENQQYVTAGDLRALDTLTNVLNVIKLNKIDIVKLQQTLTLDQVKEHLSEIITEVSAQSIAKPQPIDLQRGFAVIPLKGISVPFHSSYLMSGVKPFQRFLCKKIPKSSVKPNDLIGKYIPNLTAKPFEITKEYFQEVYELTKSDKIKSILENWDSYEKA; this is encoded by the coding sequence ATGCCCTCCACAACCTCTTTCCACCGTCCGTTCTCATTGAACCACGGCTCCATCGAACACACCTTGTTGGTTCCCAAcgacttgttcttcaactacTCGCAATTGAAGGACCTGTTCATCAAGACCTTGCCCGAAGTCACCGAAGGCTTTGCTGACGACAATGAACCTTCCTCGCCTGCCGAGTTGTACGGTAAGTTCCTCGGCTTCATCGCCTCGCTCGTCACACCAAACCAGCCCGGCCAGTTCGACCAggtcttgaagttgtcgcTCCAGGACTTCACCTCTCGTTTCTTGAAGTCGCACAACGACAACATCCATGCTTTTGCCGTGACATTGTTGGCTGACGACGTCAACTACCCAACAACCCCAGCCAAGATCAAGGACAACATCATCAAAAACTACTACAATGCCGtcatcaactccaacacCAAGATCGACAAAGTCGTTTCGAACTTGTTGTACCAAGCTGAAGCTGGTGATGCCAAGTTGGTGGCTATCTTTGGTGGTCAAGGTAACACTGACGATtactttgaagaattgagagACTTATACAAATTATACAAGGGATTAATCCACGATGACTTGATCGAGCCCTTTGCTgccaagttggccaagttggtcaaaCAGGACTCCGCCTTCGACAAGATTTACACCCAAGGATTGAACATCTTGTCGTGGTTGTCAAACCCAGAACAGACTCCAGACCAAGACTATTTGTTGTCTGTGCCAGTATCGTGTCCTGTGATCTGTATCATCCAATTGTGCCACTATGCTATCACCTGTAAGGTTTTGGGCTTAACTCCTGGCGAATTGAGATCGTACTTGAATGCTGGTACCACTGGTCACTCGCAAGGTTTGGTCACAGCCGTAGCCATTGCCTCTTCTGACTCCTGGGATTCGTACTTTGAAAACTCGTTGAAGGCCATTTCcctcttgttcttcatcgGTTCCAGATGTTTGATGTCATACCCAAGAACTACCTTGCCACCTACCATGTTGCAGGACTCTCTTGAAAACGGTGAAGGTAGACCTTCTCCAATGTTGTCAATCAGAGACTTGTCAGCTTCTCAAGTTGAGAAGTTCATTGACGAAACCAACAAGCACTTGCCTCAAGAAAAGCACATCACTCTTTCCTTAATTAACGGTGCCAGAAACTTGGTTGTGTCCGGACCTCCAGAATCGCTCTACGGTTTGAACTTGACCTTGAGAAACAAAAAGGCTCCTAACGGTTTGGACCAACTGAGAATTCCTCACTCCCagagaaagttgaagttctccAACCGTTTCTTACCTATTTTCTCGCCTTTCCACTCGCCTCTTTTGGACAACGCTACTATAGCAATCTTGGAAGACgtagaagctgaaaatttgaatttccCTAAGAAGGACATCAAGATCCCCGTCTACGACACTTTCAACGGTGAAAACTTCCAGGACTACGACGAGTCGTCTACATCTATTATCGAAAGAGTTGTGAGATGTATCACCCAATTGAGAGTGAACTGGGAATTGGCTACAGCTGTTCAAGCTACCCACATGCTTGATTTTGGTCCAGGTGGTGTTTCTGGTGTTGGTATCTTGACCCACAGAAACAAGGAAGGTACTGGTTCCAGATTCATCATTGCCGGCTCTTTAGAAGCCAGTGCTTTTGACGATGAATACGGTTTCAAGCACGAGATCTTCCACACTTCTCCTTCTAAGAACGTTAAGCGTGCTCAAAATTGGTTGACCGAGTTCAAGCCCactttgatcaagaacaacagTGGCAAGATCTTTGTTAACACCAAGTTCTCCCAGTTATTGGGTAGAGCACCACTTATGGTTCCAGGTATGACTCCTACCACAGTTAATCCTGAGATCATCGCTGCCTCCATCAACGCTGGCTACCATATTGAATTAGCTGGTGGTGGTTACTTCCACGGTCCAGGTATGGAAGCTGCTAtcgatgaagttgtttccaACATCAAGCCAGGCTTCTCTTTTGGTATCAACTTGATCTACGTCAACCCTAGAATGTTGCAATGGGGTATTCCTTTGATTAAGGAATTGAGAGAAAGAGGCTATCCTATCCAGTCTTTGACTATTGGTGCTGGTGTTCCATCCTTGGAAGTCTGTACTGAGTACATCGAAGAACTCGGCTTGACCCACTTGGGCTTGAAGCCTGGTTCTATTGATGCCATCAGTCAGGTAATCAGCATCGCTAAGGCTCACCCTAACTTCCCAATTGTTTTGCAATGGACCGGTGGTAGAGGTGGTGGACACCATTCGTTTGAAGACTTCCACCAGCCTATCTTGCAGATGTACTCCAAGATTAGAAGATGCTCCAACATTGTTCTTGTCGCTGGTTCTGGTTTCGGTTCTGATGAAGACACATACCCATACTTGACTGGTTCGTGGGCTGCTGAGTTCAACTACCCTGCCATGCCATTCGATGGTGTCTTGTTTGGTTCCAGAGTCATGACTTCTAAGGAAGCCCACACTTCTTTGgaagccaagaagttgattgcTCAATGTGACGGTGTAGCCGATTCTCACTGGGAAAACACTTACAAGAAGCCTTCTGGAGGTATCATCACTGTTAGATCTGAGATGGGTGAACCTATCCACAAGATCGCTACCAGAGGTGTTATGTTCTGGAAGGAATTGGACGAcacaatcttcaacttgccTAAAAACAAGCTCTTAGAAgccttgaacaagaagaaggattACATCATtgacaaattgaacaaggaCTTCCAGAAACCATGGTTTGGTAAGAACTCCCAGGGAGTTTGTGACTTACAAGACATGACCTACCAAGAGGTGGCCAACAGAATGATTGAGTTGTTGTATGTTAAGAAGTCTGACAGATGGGTGGATATCTCTTTGAGAAACTTCTTTGgtgatttcttgagaagaactgaagaaagatttacctcttcttctggctccATCTCGTTGATCCAGAACTACAACCAATTGGCCACTAAGCCACAACAGTTTTCCgatgacttcttcaaccacTTCCCTGTTGCCAAGGACCAGTTGatctctgaagaagactgtgacttcttcttgatgtgTGCTCTTAGACCAACACAAAAGCCTTCTCCATTCGTTCCAGTCTTGGATGAAAGATTCgagttgttcttcaagaaggatTCATTGTGGCAATCCGAAGACTTGGAAACTGTTGtcgatgaagatgttcAGAGAACTTGTATCTTGCACGGTCCTGTTGCAGCCCAGTTCACCAACAAAGTCAACGAACCTATTGGTGAAATCTTGGACTCCATCCACGAAGGTCACATTTCCAAGTTAGTCAAGGACTACTACAACGGTGATGCCACCAAGATTCCCGTTGTTGAGTACTTTGGTAACACTGCTCCTGTCAAGTTTGAAAGCTTGGCTAACGTAGACATCAACAGATCTTCTGACAAGATTGTCTACAAGATCGGTGCTACTCTTCCTGCTAAGAAGTGctggttgaagttgttaGCTGGAGAACAAATCAACTGGTTGCAAGCTTTTATCTCTACTGATAGAATTGTCCAGGGAAGCAAGCACATCTCTAACTCTGTCCATGACATCTTGACTCCTGCTGCCAACAGCGTTGTCGAAATCAGTCATCCATTGGATGCTACCAAGACGACTTTGACTGTCTCTGAGCCAGTCAAGGGAGACTTGAAGCCAGTAGTGGAAATCAAGTTAGCTAAGGCTAACACCATCCAGTTGTCGTTGATTGAGCACAGAACTGCTGACTCCAAGCCAGTGGCTTTGCCATTCTTGTACACATACAACCCCAACGATGGTTTTGCTCCAATCTTAGAAGTGATGGAGAACAGAAACGAcagaatcaagaacttctacTGGAAGTTGTGGTTCGGTGCCGATGTTCCTTACGACTTGAACATCAACGTCCAGGAAGAAAttattggagaagaaatcaCCATTACTGGTCAGGATATTTCTGAATTCACACATGCTATTGGTAACAAATGTGATGCATTTGTTACTAGACCAGGTAAGGTTACTCTTGCTCCTATGGATTTTGCCATTGTAATCGGTTGGAGAGCTATCATTAAGGCCATTTTCCCAGAATCTGTTGATGgtgacttgttgaagttggtacactTGTCTAACGGCTACAAGATGATTCCAGGTGCTGCtcctttgaagaaggacgaTGTTGTCAGCTCTAAGGCTGAAATCAGAGCTGTTTTGAACCAGCCATCCGGTAAGatggttgaagttgttggtaCTATCTACAGAGAAGGTAAGCCAGTATTAGAAGTTACTTCTCAGTTCTTGTACAGAGGTGACTATTCCGACTACGAAAACACTTTCCAAAAGGTTACCGAAACTCCTGTTCAAATCGCTTTCAAGTCTCCAAAGGACCTTGCTATCTTAAAGTCCAAGGAATGGTTCCATTTGGAAAAGGATGTCGAACTCTTGGACCAAACATTGACATTCAGATGTAAGTCTACctacaagttcaagtcgGCTCAAGTTTACTCTTCTATTATCACCACCGGTCAAGTCTACTTGGAGTTGCCAACAAAGGAAGTCATCCAAGTAGGTACCATTGAATACGAAGCTGCCAAGTCATATGGTAATCCAGTTACCGACTACTTTGCCAGAAACGGTAAGACCATTGAGGAAGCTGTCAAGTTTGAGAATGTCATTccactttcttctggtgaagaattgacCTCTAAGGCTCCAGGTACCAACGAACCATATGCAATCGTGTCTGGAGACTACAACCCAATTCACGTTTCCAGAGTTTTCGCTGCTTACGCCAAGTTGCCAGGTACTATCACTCATGGTATGTACTCTTCTGCTTCTATCAGAGGTTTGGTTGAAGAATGGGCTGCCAATAATGTTGCATCTAGAGTTAGAGCTTTCAGCTGTTCTTTTGTTGGTATGGTATTGCCAAACGATACCTTGCAAACCACCTTGGAACATGTTGGTATGATCAACGGTAGAAAGATTATCAAGGTTGAAACCAAGAATGTTGAGACTGACATTccagttcttgttggtgaagCTGAAATCGATCAACCAATCACTACCTACGTTTTCACTGGTCAAGGttctcaagaacaaggaatGGGTATGGACTTGTACAAGTCTTCAGAGGTTGCTCGTGAAGTCTGGGACAAGGCCGACCGTCACTTTGTCAACAACTATGGTTTCTCTATTCTTGATATCGTTCAAAACAATCCTAATGAATTGACCATCCACTTCGGTGGTGCTAAGGGTAGAAAGATCAGAGACAACTATATTGGTATGATGTTTGAGACCATTGGTGAAGATGGTGCTATCAAGTCCgagaagatcttcaaggACATTGACCACACCACGACTTCTTTCACCTTTGTTTCTCCAACTGGTTTGTTATCTGCTACTCAGTTTACTCAACCCGCCTTGACTTTGATGGAAAAGGCTGCTTACGAAGATATCAAGTCCAAGGGTTTGATTCCTTCTGACATTATGTTTGCTGGTCATTCATTGGGTGAATACTCTGCTTTGTCATCCTTAGCTAACGTCATGCCAATTGAATCCTTGGTTGATGTTGTCTTCTACAGAGGTATGACTATGCAAGTTGCTGTACCAAGAGACGAGTTGGGTAGATCCAACTACGGTATGTGTGCTGTAAACCCAAGCAGAGTCAGCCCAACTTTCGACGACGCTGCCTTGAGATTTGTTGTTGACGAAGTTAGCGACAAGACCAAGTggttgttggaaattgtCAATTACAACGTCGAAAACCAACAGTACGTTACTGCCGGTGACTTAAGAGCCTTGGATACTTTGACCAACGTCTTGAACGtaatcaagttgaacaagatcgacATTGTCAAATTGCAACAaactttgactttggaCCAAGTCAAGGAACATTTGAGTGAAATTATCACTGAAGTTTCCGCCCAATCCATTGCCAAACCACAACCAATTGACTTACAAAGAGGTTTCGCTGTCATTCCATTGAAGGGTATCTCTGTTCCTTTCCACTCTTCTTACTTGATGTCTGGTGTTAAGCCATTCCAAAGATTCTTGTGCAAGAAGATTCCTAAATCTTCTGTCAAGCCAAATGACTTGATTGGTAAGTATATTCCTAACTTGACAGCTAAGCCATTTGAAATCACTAAGGAAtacttccaagaagtttACGAATTGACCAAATCTGACAAGATTAAGtctattcttgaaaactGGGATTCTTACGAAAAGGCTTAA
- the PNU1 gene encoding Mitochondrial nuclease (Nuclease 1, mitochondrial precursor (NUC1)~go_function nucleic acid binding), with the protein MSKVLVNTLGLGTVGVASFFWGRSSTPADVATESKTDSKNLPAIVNGGNGAPDKALFNPELVKPSQFFKYGFPGPIHDLQNRSEFVSCYNRQTRNPYWVVEHITKESVQRGSGVDRKNSVFKEDEAIPAKFRSRLRDFFRSGYDRGHQAPAADAKFSQVAMDETFYLTNMSPQVGDGFNRDYWAHFEDFARRLTNRYDNVRIMTGPLFLPKRCDDGKYRVTYEVIGSPPNVAVPTHFFKLIVGENNGDDRISVGAFVLPNERIDNTDDLTKYQVPVEALERSTGLELLQKVPFSKKKDLCREVKCEILVREFPKQAKNVLALPGK; encoded by the coding sequence ATGAGTAAAGTTCTTGTTAATACCTTGGGATTAGGAACTGTGGGCGTGGCCTCGTTTTTCTGGGGccgttcttcaactccagCTGATGTTGCTACTGAAAGCAAAACAGATTCCAAGAATCTTCCAGCAATAGTAAATGGAGGCAACGGGGCTCCAGACAAGGCATTATTCAATCCTGAACTTGTGAAGCCAAGTCAGTTCTTCAAATACGGCTTTCCTGGCCCTATTCACGATTTACAAAACAGAAGTGAATTTGTCAGTTGCTACAATAGACAGACTAGAAACCCATACTGGGTCGTAGAGCATATTACCAAGGAGTCAGTGCAAAGGGGCAGCGGAGTAGACCGGAAGAATTCCGTCTTcaaggaagatgaagctATTCCGGCCaagttcagaagcagattgagagacttcttcagaagtgGCTACGATAGGGGACACCAGGCTCCAGCAGCTGACGCTAAGTTCAGCCAAGTTGCTATGGATGAAACGTTCTACTTGACCAACATGTCTCCACAGGTGGGCGATGGATTCAACAGAGACTACTGGGCACACTTCGAAGACTTTGCACGTAGATTGACTAACAGATACGACAATGTGCGTATAATGACGGGGCCATTATTCTTGCCAAAGAGATGTGACGACGGAAAGTACAGAGTCACCTACGAGGTTATTGGGTCTCCGCCAAATGTTGCCGTACCGACccacttcttcaagttgattgtGGGGGAGAACAACGGTGACGACCGGATCAGTGTCGGAGCCTTTGTGTTACCCAACGAGCGCATCGATAACACCGACGACTTGACCAAATACCAGGTGCCCGTGGAAGCCTTGGAGAGATCTACAGGACTAGAGTTGTTGCAGAAGGTTCCTttcagcaagaagaaggactTGTGTCGCGAGGTCAAGTGCGAGATACTAGTGCGAGAGTTCCCAAAGCAAGCCAAGAATGTGTTGGCCTTGCCCGGTAAATAG
- a CDS encoding predicted protein (go_function pepsin A activity~go_process proteolysis and peptidolysis) — MVSVLSFTRQVFLTLALSLLVNDSVALDKRSPGFLKLDFTVARGQGKESLNLTSTNKPYFVYHEKSKRATGEPEVTLINEKTFYATDLEIGSNKQAVTTLIDTGSSDLWVVDKSAKCQVTETGQSSTYCYEYGVYDHTKSSSYHSLGSKFSIEYVDGTSSTGTWVKDDVYFAGTTTGVTQLQFGDVTTTSSGFGVLGIGYEANESTNTEYPNLPVLLKTQGVIAKTAYSLYLAQEDATSGSVIFGGIDQAKYSGSLITLPVTSSRELAIHLGSVAINGKTISANLNPVLDSGTTLTYLPTKIVASIASALSGTADSSVGYIINCNQPSNKYLTFNFDSGATINVPLSELAIDLYLTNGQKYQYCALGVFATSSTPILGDNFLRSAYVAYDLDDNTISLAQVKYTTAENIVPF; from the exons ATGGtttctgttctttctttcactCGCCAAGTGTTCCTTACCCTTGCTCTTTCATTGTTGGTTAACG ACTCAGTTGCTCTCGATAAGAGAAGTCCTGGTTTCCTTAAGCTTGACTTCACAGTTGCTAGAGGTCAAGGTAAAGAATCATTGAACTTGACCAGTACAAATAAGCCATACTTCGTTTACCATGAAAAGTCGAAGAGAGCTACTGGTGAACCTGAAGTTACCTTGATTAACGAAAAGACTTTCTACGCTACTGACTTGGAAATAGGTTCTAACAAGCAAGCTGTTACTACCCTCATTGACACTGGTTCTTCCGATTTGTGGGTCGTTGATAAGTCTGCAAAATGTCAAGTGACTGAAACCGGACAGAGCTCAACCTACTGTTACGAATACGGTGTTTACGATCACACCAAGTCTTCTAGCTACCATAGCTTAGGAAGCAAGTTCTCGATTGAGTATGTTGACGGTACTAGTTCTACTGGTACTTGGGTCAAGGATGATGTATACTTTGCTGGAACCACCACTGGTGTTACACAGCTCCAATTTGGTGATGTTACCAccacttcttctggttttggTGTTTTAGGTATTGGTTACGAGGCTAACGAAAGTACCAACACTGAGTACCCTAACTTGCCCGTCTTGTTGAAGACCCAGGGTGTCATTGCCAAGACCGCCTACTCGTTGTACTTGGCCCAAGAGGATGCTACCTCTGGGTCAGTCATCTTTGGTGGTATCGACCAGGCTAAATACCTGGGTTCGTTGATAACCTTGCCAGTTACAAGCTCGAGAGAATTGGCTATCCATTTGGGATCTGTTGCTATTAATGGTAAGACCATATCTGCCAACCTTAACCCAGTGTTGGACTCAGGTACTACTTTGACTTATTTGCCTACTAAGATTGTGGCCAGTATTGCCAGTGCCTTGAGTGGTACCGCCGATTCTAGTGTTGGTTACATCATTAACTGTAACCAACCAAGTAACAAATACTTAactttcaactttgatAGCGGTGCCACCATTAACGTCCCACTCTCTGAATTGGCTATTGATTTATACCTCACAAACGGTCAGAAGTACCAATACTGTGCTTTAGGTGTATTCGCTACCAGCAGTACCCCAATTTTGGgtgacaacttcttgagaagTGCCTATGTTGCCTACGATCTTGATGACAACACTATCTCCCTTGCCCAAGTGAAGTACACCACGGCTGAAAACATTGTTCCATTTTAA
- the GPI17 gene encoding Glycosyl Phosphatidyl Inositol 17 (Glycosyl Phosphatidyl Inositol 17 GPI transamidase complex, GPI17/PIG-S component, involved in glycosylphosphatidylinositol anchor biosynthesis) — protein sequence MTETESENGLKVQNQEVPESDTIAYIRRLIVFIVALTVLGLGYPVLQFTTAIYRADLPVDEITSLASTLHNDISFKIPVYLDIPTTLDVFIPDSQEKLNQFVNSKYPELANFWSLDLKKITPGIDPEIDYVVKLVQDENENGDDAVDMSPFSKETTLKVSQNWIDSKLVDQVLSSVLVDMVFKEEISELVSIINNRAKELDKNIVVPYSPNYNLVFSLLVENGRTVKWDIETALKQMKPFLNKLTHYTNFSISTQVQYYSKTEKPVVFDEKKNAYILKESDLSTFINFGDWNLNTHDMDPSINFLVYFPESNYENKPWVIDHLDNGAFLVKQWGGVYIFNKEKPILEGYDVNITELELIPILEIFTSQLFQLLGLATFPKSPSMRVDTLTRLTLFKNLKKTLENLHSLVKLTVSLNEISIPDETKEHVLKSIELVKLAISEINQKQNYHNSMTISSKALTISDRAFFDKEMVQQAYFPNEHKMAVFLPLLGPVTSILAIALIKILVSFKTGLKKKKAD from the coding sequence ATGACTGAGACGGAGAGTGAAAATGGCCTCAAGGTTCAAAACCAGGAAGTTCCTGAGTCAGACACAATTGCATATATCAGACGTCTCATTGTGTTTATTGTAGCACTCACAGTATTGGGCTTAGGTTATCCAGTTTTGCAATTTACAACAGCCATATACAGAGCAGACTTGCCGGTAGATGAAATCACAAGTTTGGCCAGCACATTACACAACGACATTCTGTTCAAAATCCCCGTCTATTTAGACATACCGACCACGTTAGACGTCTTTATTCCTGATTCtcaggagaagttgaaccaaTTTGTCAACTCCAAGTATCCAGAACTTGCTAATTTTTGGTCGCTCGACTTGAAAAAAATCACACCTGGCATTGATCCGGAAATTGACTATGTCGTgaaacttgttcaagatgaaaatgaaaatggagaCGATGCTGTTGATATGTCTCCATTTTCAAAGGAAACTACGTTGAAAGTGTCGCAGAATTGGATAGACTCTAAGTTGGTGGACCAGGTTTTGTCTTCAGTACTTGTAGACATGGTTTTCAAAGAGGAAATATCTGAATTAGTGTCTATTATCAACAATAGGGCCAAAGAGTTGGATAAAAACATTGTTGTTCCATATTCACCGAACTACAATTTAGTCTTTTCTCTACTTGTAGAAAATGGTAGAACTGTCAAGTGGGATATTGAGACTGCTCTCAAGCAAATGAAACCATTCTTAAACAAATTGACCCACTACACCAACTTCTCTATCAGCACTCAGGTTCAGTACTACTCTAAGACTGAAAAACCTGTGGTGTTTGACGAGAAGAAAAATGCTTACATTTTGAAGGAATCAGATTTGTCAACTTTCATCAACTTTGGTGACTGGAATTTGAACACACATGATATGGATCCTTCTATTAACTTCTTGGTCTACTTCCCAGAATCTAATTACGAAAACAAGCCTTGGGTGATTGACCACTTGGATAACGGTGCCTTTTTGGTGAAGCAATGGGGTGGTGTATACATTTTCAATAAGGAAAAGCCGATTCTTGAAGGATATGATGTCAACATTACtgagttggaattgatccCAATATTGGAAATTTTTACCTCTCAGCTTTTCCAGTTACTTGGCTTGGCCACGTTTCCCAAGTCACCCTCTATGAGAGTCGATACCTTGACAAGATTGACCTTATTtaaaaatttgaaaaaaaCATTGGAAAACTTACATTCTCTTGTCAAGCTCACAGTTTCATTGAATGAAATATCTATTCCAGATGAAACTAAAGAACATGTCTTGAAGTCTATCGAATTGGTTAAGTTGGCCATTAGCGAAATTAACCAAAAACAAAACTACCATAATTCCATGACCATATCATCAAAGGCTTTAACGATTTCTGACAGAGCCTTCTTTGACAAAGAAATGGTCCAGCAAGCGTACTTTCCAAATGAACATAAGATGGCGGTCTTCTTGCCCCTCCTTGGGCCTGTCACTTCTATTTTGGCCATAGCGTTAATCAAGATCTTAGTTAGTTTCAAAACAGGGttgaaaaaaaagaagGCCGATTAA